GAGAATGGCTCTGCCATTGATTGCAGCGGCTTTGTTGATTTCACTCTTTAACTTGTCGCTCGCGGAATCAGACCGCCCAGATCTTTTGACACGCGGTTTTGACCGCACGTACATCGTCAAGTATTTAGGGATGTACAATTACGCGCTTTACGACACGGTCGAAAGCGTGAAAGCTTCCTCCCAGCGGGTTATGGCAGATAGCGATGACAATACGGAAGTGTTGAATTACACGAAATCGAATTACGCAAAACCGGATGAAGCGTATTTCGGCGCAGCTGAGGACATGAACGTCATCTATTTGCATTTGGAATCGTTCCAAACCTTCCTGATAGATTATGAGCTGGACGGCGAAGAAGTGACGCCATTTTTGAATTCGATGGTAGAAGACCCAAACACCATGTATTTCGATAATTTCTTCCATCAAACGGCTCAAGGCAAGACGTCCGATGCCGAATTCATGTTAGAAAACTCCCTATTTGGCTTGCCAAAAGGTTCAGCGTTTATTACGAAAGGGCAGAACACATATCAGTCCGCGCCCGCCATCTTGAAAGATGAGGGCTATACATCGGCTGTATTCCATGGCAATAACGGGACGTTCTGGAACCGCTCTGAAATCTATAAGTCTTTCGGTTACGATCATTTCTTTGATATCGAATCGTACCCGAATACGACTGAAGCTGACATGGCCGAATATGGCTTGATGGATAAGCCATTCTTCGAGCAGTCAGCGCCGCTTTTAGAGTCGCTGCCGGAGCCATTTTATACGAAATTCATCACCGTAGCGCACCATTTCCCTTATAAAATGGACCAGCAACTGGCGACCATCGAAAAAGGGACAACGGGTGACGCGAGCGTCGATAATTATTTCCAGACGGCGCGTTATGCCGACGAAGCGATCAAGCAATTTTTCGAACAGCTCGAAGCGTCGGGACTTGCGGACAACACGATGATCATCATGTACGGAGACCATTACGGCATTTCTGATAACCATAATGAAGCGATGGCTGAAGTCTTGTCGAAAGACATTACGCCGGTTGAAAATGCCAAGCTTCAACGCGTGCCATTGTTCATCCATGTGCCAGGAATGGATGGCGGCCTCAACGATACGTACGGCGGCCAGATTGACCTATTGCCGACCGTGCTGCATTTGCTCGGTGTGGATACGCAAAACTATGTGCATTTCGGGACCGATTTATTGTCTGAAGAACATGAAGAACTCGTCATGTTCCGCAACGGCGATTATGTCAGTCCCGAGGCTTACTCCATCGGCGAAGCGTTTTACGACCCTGCCAGCGGATTGCCGCTTGAAGAAGGGCAGCTTGAAGAAGCCGAGATGCTGAAACAGCTCGGCAGATATGAACTGCAACTGTCGGATGGCGTCGTCAATGGCGACTTGCTGAGGTTTTACACACCTGTTGGATTCACCCCGGTCGACCCGGCGGATTATTATTACCAACAGCCGAGAAATACGGATAATTGATGGAACAAGATGCCCAGAACCGATCGATCGGTCATGGGCATCTTTTTTGTTTGGGCTGGCAGCCGGGCAAAAAACTTCTCTAACAGCCATGAATGTGAAAGACTAAAAGAAAGCTGATTTATTATCGTAAAGGAGCGACAGATTATGTTTTCATTTTTTAAGAAAAAATGTGCAGTGTGCAAACAAAGCGCGCGGCAGCCAAGAAAATATTATAACGACCGCAACGAGGCGGTGGTCGTTTGTGCGCAATGCGTATTGTATGCAGAGAGGCGCGCCTTTCGTAAGCGCAGTGCCTGATCGCAAAAGGCTTGCCGGAACTCGCATGGGTTCTGCCATCATCACAAGAAACCAGCTACACGGAAGGGGCAGCTCATGAATCATCGAATCGAACTTACATCCGAAAATCTCCACTCGTCGTTCAACCAGGCCTATAAGCCAATCCTGTCGGTGCATTCCGGCGACACCCTCGAGGCACGGACGCCGGACATCGAATGGGGCTATTCGGCGCATGAAGGTGAAGAGCGGATCATTTATAGCTCGAGGGAACAGGAAGAAAAACTTGGCCATCCGCTTATCGGGCCGATTGAAATCGAAGGCGCAAAGCCCGGGATGGTGCTGGAAGTACGTATCAACGAGAATGTCCCTGGCTGGTATGGCCGCAACTGGGCAGGAGGGACGCCGGCTTGGCAAAATGAAAAACTCGGCATCGCAAATAGCGAGCGCCTCCAAGTCGACTGGACGCTAAACCGCGAACAAATGACCGGCAAGTGCACATTGTCCGGAACCGAGTTCAGCGTCGCCTTATCGCCATTTCTCGGGTTGATCGGCTTGGCGCCAGGCGCACCAGGCACCCACCGGACCGCTCCGCCATACCGGACGGGCGGCAATATCGACTGCAAGGAACTGGTCAAAGGCAGCTCGCTGTTTTTGCCGGTTGAAGTGGACGGTGCGATGCTGTCGTTCGGCGATGGACACGCTTTGCAAGGCGACGGGGAAAACTCGGGTACGGCGATCGAATGCCCGATGGACCACGTCGCATTGACGGTCGTGCTTCACGAAGAGATGACGCTCCATATGCCAAAGGCGAAAACGCCGGCAGGCTGGGTAACGTTTGGCTTTGATGAAGACTTGAATGAAGCGGCCGCGACAGCGCTCGATGAAATGATCGGCTTGATTCAAGATTTTCATTCCGTTTCCAAAACACAAGCGACCGCTTTGGCAAGTGTGGCGGTCGATTTGCACATCACCCAGATCGTCAATGGCGTCAAAGGGGTCCACGCCCTCTTGCCACACGGGGCGATCCGTTGAGATGACATATGAAAAAGCTGTTCTACAGATGTAATCATCTGCGGAACAGCTTTTTTTGATGGGCTAGTTTATTACATCTTGATCGGGACACGTTTTGTCAAAAGTCTCATGACCAGGAAAAGCACAAGAAGCATGGCGACCGAGCCGAGTACAATCAGCCAGAAATCCATTTCCAGCGGTTCGTATGGCAGCCAGTCCAGTGTGTAATTTCCAGGCTTCCATAGATAGTCGTTGAGGCCGAAGACGATGAACGACAAGGCGATAAAGCCAAACCCGGCAATCCAGCGGAAGCGGTAATAGCCGATGCTGATGAGCCAGCCGGCGAAAAAATAAGTGAGCACATTCAAGAACAGCCCAATCGCTGCAGCGGCTGCGCCAGCTGTGGATTCGAAAACGACAGCCGTATCCAGTGCGACCGGGAAGATCGAAGCTTTAGCCAACAAGTGTTGAAGGCCGTTAATGGCGAGCGGTACAACGGTCAGGAATAAAGCGAACCCAGTGGCGGCAAGGGAGATGCCGAAGAAAGAATCCCGTCGGCTAACGCCTTGTTGGATATGCCGGCCCATGAACGTATAGGCTGTCATGATGCCGAGCACCAGCGTGAAGATACTTGTCGAGTACTGGGAGAAGGTGAAGAACCCTTCAATGGGGGCGGGCCCGCCATTCAGCCAAAAAACCCGGATCAAATGGATCGCCAGCAAAATGGAGAAAAACCAAAGGCTCCAACGGATCATTTCCTTAAATACGGCAGTGGCTACTTTCATAGAGCGTGTGGATGTCATATCAGTTCGCCTCCTCGGTTAAGTAGATGAACAGGTCTTGAAGCGAGACGGGGCCTATTTCGAGTCCTAAAGCATGGGCTTCCTGGCGTTTTGTTTCGTCGAGTTCCCCGTAGACCATCACGGATTTCGTGCCGCCGAGCTGCTGTTCGTTCAGTCGCTGCATAGTTGCTGTAAATGCATCGACATCTGCTGCTGCGCCAGTGACCGATGCGCCTTGCGCTTCAAGTGTTTCATAAGGTTCATTTAAGACCAGTCGTCCTTGGTCGATGATGACGACATGGTCGAACAAATAATCCATCTCGGATACCAAATGAGTGGACAGGATGAACGTACGCGGATGTTCTTCCTGGTCTTTCAGAATCTCTTTATAAAAAATCTCACGTGCCGGTGCGTCCATGCCAAGATAGGCTTCATCGAAAATCGTAATGGGTGCGCGGCTTGCGAGGCCGATGACGACATTCAGTGCCGACTGCATGCCTTTCGATAATTTGTTGACGGGTTTGTCGACAGGCAATTTGAAACGTTTGATCAAATGCTCGGCATTGTCCATGTCAAAATGTGGGCGGTAATGAGCGGCAAGTGCGATCAATTTCTTCGCCTTCTCTGTTTCTTCTTTATAGTCTTTGTCATAAATGAACGCGATTTGCTCCATTTTCTCCGGGTTTTCGAACACAAGAGCTCCATCAACGGCTACTTCACCAGTTGTCGGTTCACGAAAAGCGGCAATTAACGAAAGCAGCGAAGTTTTGCCTGCGCCGTTCCGGCCGATGAGCCCGTGGATTTTGCCGGCTTCGAGCGTCAGGGAGATGTCTTTCAAGGCTTCAAATTTCTTGAATTTCAAGGTCACATGATTGAGTTGAACGGCTGTCATCACACATCACGTCCTTTCGTGGATTTGATCAATTCGATGATTTCGAGCTCGGTGATGCCAAGCTTTTCTGCTTCTTGCACCAGGCGGGTGACGTAATTGTCAACGAATGCTTTTTTGCGCTGCTGGACTAATGTGTGCTTTGCGCCTTCTGCTACGAACATGCCGATCCCTCGCTTTTTATAGAGTATGCCTTCATCGACGAGCTGTGTGATGCCTTTGGACACGGTGGCGTGATTGATTTTGTAGAAGTTAACCAATTGATTGGTGGATGGGGCTTGGTCGCCTTCTTGCAATTGATCATTGACGATCTGGTCTTCGATCAATTCGCGAATTTGCAGGAACAGGGGCTTTGTCGAATCGGATGGATTGATCATGAAAACACCTCCTCTAGGTGATTTAGTGTAACGGTTATATACTTATGTGTATAACCATATAACTAAAATGATTTCTTGTCAATAGAATTGTCAGAAAAATTTTGGCGCAAAAAAAACCGCTGCGAGGGCGGCTTTACAAAGAAGACGTAAATTCGGTTAATGAATGGTCGACGACTTGGATAAACTCATCGATATCCCGTGTGCTGGTTTCTCGGTGAAAGGAGATGCGGACGAATTTTCGTGCCGCATCCGGTTCTGTTCCCATCGCAAGCATTGCGGACATCGCTTCGCCATAGCCGATCTTACAAGCGGTGCCAGTCGAGATGGCGATCTGTGCACGGTTGCAATCGAGCATCATCCATTGTCCTTCAACATGCGGCAAGATCAAGCCTTGGATAAACGGAGATTTTGTGGTGACTTCACCTGTTGCGATTACGCCATCAGGCAAATGTGCGAACAGGTAGTCCTGAAGTTTTTGCGCATGTTCGTAACTGTGTGGCTGCTCGCTGATGGCGAGCTTCGCGGCGATGGTGGCGGAGACGATACCCGGCACATCAATGGTTCCTGCACGAAATCCATTTTGATGCGTCGTCCCTTCGTAAACCGATTGCCAGTGGATGGACGGGTCAAGGTAGGCGATGCCGACGCCTTTTGGGCCGCCGATTTTATGTGCTGAACACACAGCAGAGGCGACGCCCCATAATCCGATATCGACGGGTAGTTTGCCGAAGCCTTGGACGATATCCGAATGAAGCGGCACGCCGAAGCGACGAGCAATTTGCGCGCATTCTTTGACCGGCTGTACGGCACCCATTTCGGAGTTGACCAGCTGCATCACGACGAGTGCGGTTTTTTCACTGATAGCTTGTTCGAAGGCCTTCATATCGACTTGGCCAAAGCGGTCAACTTCAATGTAATCGATGGTGTAGCCTTGTTTTTCAAGTTCATGCAATGTAGACAACACGGAAGCATGTTCAAGTTTCGTGGAGACAATCTGCCGGCTAGTGGCGGGCCTGCCATTTAGCAGCGAGCGGATCGCGAGTTGATTCGCTTCAGATGCATTGCCGGTGAAATAAATACCGTCGGGCCGGACATTCAAGAATTGTCCCCATAACTTTCGGCACGACACGACATAGTCGGCTGCCGCAGATCCTGCGTCGTGAAGGCTTTGGGTATTCCCAAAGGCTTTTTCCGCAGCTTCTGCGTAGGCGGCGATGGCTTCTTTTCTCATTGGGGCAGTTGCGGCAGAGTCCAGATAAATCATCATCTCTCATCAAATTCCTTCCTTAAATGGACTTTCTTCTTGTAATCACTCTATCTTTATGTCATTAATGGTGTCAAGACACTTGTAAAGAAGGTGTAAAGTTTGTATGATGTTTGCATTATCGGAGGAGGCGTAGCCGGGCTCATGCTTGCGCGTTCGCTACCCGATTCGTATTCGATTGCCTTGCTGACTAAACAGCACGCTTACGCAGGAAACACTGCACTCGCACAAGGCGGCATTGCCGCGAGCATCAGTTTGGACGATTGTGCACAATCCCATGCCATAGATACCATGCTCGCTTCGGCCCATCACGCAGATGCCGAACGGGTGGATATATTAGTCCGTGAAGGAGCTGACATCGTAGCGGAATTGCTTGCACAAGGATTGCCTTATGATGCAGATCGAAACGGCCAGCCCTCTCTTGGCATGGAAGGCGCGCATAGCACCAGGCGCATCTTGCATGCAGGAGGCGATCAAACCGGAAGCATACTGATGCAGTTTCTATTGGAAGATTCCGCAGAGAACATTACGCGCTTATCGGGCCATCAAGCTCTGGAATTGATGATTTCTCAAGGGCGTTGCACGGGTGTTCTTGTCTCTCAGCCTACAGGTGACCGCACGATTATCCGTGCCCGTCACATCGTTCTTGCGACAGGAGGGATTGGCCAATTGTATAACCAGACATCGAACTCCTCCGTTGCAACGGGCGACGGGTTGTCACTTGCTTACCACGCAGGAGCGGTGCTGGAAGATCTGGAGTTTGTCCAATTCCATCCGACGGTCCTAACCATCGGCGGCAAGTCTTGCGGATTGATTTCAGAGGCGGTTCGCGGGGAAGGAGCCCTGCTGGTGGACCGGAACGGCAAGCGCATCATGGAAGGCATCCATCCACTCATGGAACTCGCACCGCGTGATGTCGTGGCGAGAGCCATTGAATGGCATTGGCAACAACATGGCCCTGTGTACTTGGATGCCAGAAAAGTGGCTGAGTTTGCTCAACACTTTCCCTCAATCCAGACGAATTGTTTGCGCCACGGGATCGACCCGCGCTACGAACGGATCCCGGTGCGTCCCGGCGCTCATTTCCATATGGGCGGAGTAAAAACGGACAGCTACGGCGCGACGACGGTTGCAGGACTTTTTGCCATCGGGGAAGTGGCATCTACTGGCGTCCACGGAGCGAACCGACTGGCGAGCAATTCTTTGCTTGAAGGGTTGGTATTCGGTCGACGTCTGGCTAAACGCATCACAGAACTTACTCATCCAGAAGTGCCACTGGACGTGCCTGTAAATTTCAGCGCTAACCAACGGCTTGATTTTGAAGCGCTAGATGAAAGTGAATTGAAAAAAGAAATGACACATGTCGCAGGAATTTTGAGACATCCCAAACAACTGGAACGATTTCTGAAGGCGCATCCGCTGCGTTCGTTTCCACTTCGTGACTATTCGGATGAGCTCATTGCCGAGATCCACCGAAGCACCGCAAGCAGCCTCATTGCGACAGCCGCTTTATTGCGTGAAGAAAGCCGGGGCGGCCATTACCGGGTCGATATCCCGGAAATGAAAGAACAGTGGACCGGAAAAGTCATCGAGTTATCGAAGAACGGTGCGCATTTAAGTGAGCGTAAAATTCAATCCAAGGAGACAGTATGATGAATCGTTTGAAAGCAGAACAAGCGTTAAAGCAATTTTTACTCGAAGATATCGGGGACCGCGACGTATCGTCTGTATTGTTTAGCGATACCGATCACGGCGAAGCCATCGTCCGCATGAAACAAGACGGCGTCATTGCAGGGCTCGACTGTTACATATGGGGATACGGGCTATTGGATGCCTCGGTCAGTGTGGAACTGTTGAAACGGGATGGAGACCGGGTCCAAGCAGGAGAAGCCATCGTGAAATTAACTGGCCCGGTCGCCTCGCTGCTTGCCGGGGAGCGGGTGTTATTGAACTTAGTTCAGCGCATGAGCGCAGTGGCGACCTTGACGGCGAACTGTGTCGAAGCGCTCGGTTCGAGCCATACTAAAATCGTCGATACCCGCAAGACGACCCCGGGGCTGCGCATGTTTGAAAAATACGCAGTTCGCGCAGGCGGCGGGTTCAATCACCGAAACGGGCTGTACGATGCAGTCATGCTAAAAGACAATCACATCGCGGCTGCCGGCTCGATCATTGAGGCAGTGAAAAAAGTGCGCGACTCACTCGGCCATATGACGATGATCGAAGTGGAAGTCGAAACCGAGCAGCAATTGATGGAGGCTATAGAAGCTCAACCTGACGCCATCATGTTTGATAACCAGTCACCTGAGACAATTCGGCACTGGGTCCAGCTTGTGCCAGAATCGATTCGCACAGAAGCATCCGGCGGCATTGATCTCGAGAAGCTCGCGCTTTACCGCGACACCGGCGTCGATGTCATTTCGATTGGTGCCTTAACCCACAGCGTGTCGAATCTTGATATGAGCATGAATCTTTCCATATCCCATAAGGAGGTATTTGTACGATGACTTCTTTGCTTGAAGAACTACAAATGGCGGACGCCATGCCAAAAAGTTACTTAACTGCATCGACTGAAGAACTGCACAAACGAGCAAAACAGGCCCGTGAAACACTTGGGGACCGACTGTATATTCTGGGCCACCATTACCAGAAAGACGAAGTAATTGCATATGCCGATGTTAAAGGCGACTCACTGCAATTGTCCCAAATTGCCGGCCGCCAAACGGCAGATTATATCTTATTCTGCGGCGTCCATTTCATGGCGGAAACGGCCGATATTTTGACCGAACCGCATCAAGCGGTCATCTTGCCGGATATGCGGGCGGGCTGTTCGATGGCGGATATGGCCAATATCGACCAAACTGAACGCGCTTGGCTGGAATTGCAGAAATTATATGGCGATACTATCGTTCCACTGACCTACGTCAATTCGACAGCGGCGATCAAAGCTTTTGTCGGCCGCAACGGCGGGGCGACCGTCACTTCCTCCAATGCCGAAGAAATGGTTGAATGGGCCTTGGCGCAAAAGCAGCGCATGCTGTTCTTGCCCGATCAGCATCTTGGGCGCAACACCGCGGTGAAACTGGGTATTCCGCTCGAGCAGATGGCTGTATGGAATCCCATCAGACAGAAGCTTGAACTCGACTGCGCCATAGAAGAAGTGCAAGTGATCTTGTGGAAAGGGCATTGCTCGGTCCATATGAATTTTCTGCCGAAACACATCGACAACCTGCGTATGAAAGAACCTGATCGCAATATCCTCGTCCATCCGGAATGTACGTACGAAGTCGTCAGCGCATCTGATTTTGCGGGTTCCACGAAATACATCATCGACATGATCGAAGCATCCGAACCAGGATCGAAATGGGCAATTGGCACGGAAATGAACCTTGTCAACCGGCTTATCAAGGATTTTCCAGACCGTGATATCGTCTCCTTAAATCCATTTATGTGTCCGTGTTTGACGATGAACCGCATCGATTTGCCGCATTTTACGTGGATCTTGGAAGAACTGGTGGCAGGCCGTGTCCTTAACCGCATTCAAGTAGATAAGAAAACGTCCGTGGAAGCGAAGATGGCTTTAGAGAAAATGTTATAAGCATGAAACCCGCTGTCCTGAAATGGGGAGCGGGTTTTTTTATGTGATGGGACAATAAAGCCTTGGATGCTAGCTCCCCCTTTATCGATCATCGACTTTCGTGTAATATTTCAGTGAAAGCCTGTTTCGACAAACACTGAAAACATAGGCGCTCATGGATGCCATTCAATTAGTGTTCATAGATGTTCCATAACTTATATCAGCTGAGGGGGTTCATATGGTTTCATCAAAAGATGTAGCAAAATATGCAGGTGTTTCGCAAACGACCGTGTCACGTGTGTTGAATACTCCCGATCGAGTAAAAGAACCTACGTATAAAAAAGTGATGGCGGCCATCGACGAGTTAAATTATATTCCGGATGCGAATGCCCGCTCGCTCGTCCAGCAAAAAACCGATACCATCGCCTTGGTGTCAGGGCCTTTGTTTAACCCGTTTTTTGTAGAAACGACAACATCCATAGTTAATTTTGCCAATGAAAACGGCTTTAAAGTGAATGTCCATTTTTCTAAAAACGAAAACATTACCGATACGTACCACTCCATATTTGAAAACAAAGTGGACGGCATAATCCTGTCCTCTATTTTGATAGAGGATCCTGTTTTCCATAAGTTGGAAAAATCAGGAATTCCCTTCATTACTTACAATAGAAAGCACGAAAGCAATAAGAATTTTGTTGAAATGGATAACGAACAGGCAGGTTTTCTAGCTGCTGATTATTTATTATCGCTTGGTCATGAGACGATTTGCTGGGTGGGTGGGCCCCTAGAAGTCAGCACATTCAAAGGCCGGTATGACGGCTTTTTGAGAGCGTTTCAAAAAAATGATGTCTCAGTGGAGCAAGAGCGGGTTTTTCTAACCGATACAAGCAAAGAAGAATTGCATAAAACTTTTTTGAAAATGGAACAGTTGAAAGACAAACCGACGGCGATTTATGCAGCGACAGATGCTATTGCGATCCAGATGATGGATTTTTATATTTCAGCAGGCTATCGCGTCCCGGAAGATATTAGCATCATCGGCATCGACAATGTAGAAATCGGCCAGCATGCCTCCATCAACTTAACCACGGTCGGCGTTACTTCATCGGCGAATCTCGGTCAATTGGCGATCGAAACACTGATCGATATGATTCGCGAGAAAAATAACCCTTGTATTCAAATCACAAAAGCTGTTAGACTATTCGAAAGAAAGACAACAATGGCAAGAAGGAGGGTATAAGCCCTTTTTTTTCACTCAAAATGGTTACGTAACCATTTTATTGTTAGTGAAAATGATGGCGCTTTCATTGGGGAAGATGAACTGGTATTCATCTAAATAGCAATGGGGTAAAAATTTCACGAAGAAACTGGGGGATGTATATGAAATGGAAACAACGTGAGTTTGGAGAAGAGTCACCTTTTATTCCAGCGGGGCCGTTTAAAATTCGCTTGCCGTTTATTCACTATCGATTTGAGTGGCCGGATTATGTGCAAGGCCTGTTAATGTGCGCAGTTGATCTAGCTGCGATTCCGTTATTGATCGAATTGCTTGGGATGCCTTTTGAAGTGGCGTTAGCCATTGTATTGCTGAACGGGGCCTTTTATTTGCTGCATCATTTGCTCGGGGATCCAGCAGTTCCGGGATGGATTACACCGGCGATTCCGCTGATCATGCTGTATTGCATGCAGTTTCCAGAAGGGCCTGAGAGGATACATGCATTGATCGCTTTTCAGATGACCTTAGGGGTGTTTGCGATTCTTCTTGGATCGACCGGATTGGCTGCCAAAGTCGTATCGAGCATTCCTTCTGCCATTAGGGCCGGAATTATTCTAGGTGCCGGATTTGCCGCAGTGGCGTCGATTTTTGAAGTAGGCGGCCGTTTTGAAACCTTCCCATGGACAATTTCAATTGCTGTCGGTATTGGTTTCTATTTATTGTTTTCAAAGCATTTCGATAAACTCAAAACAACCCATCCGATATGGGGCTTGGTCGGAAAGCTAGGCATTTTCCCGATCATCATCATCGCTATTGTGATTGCGCCGCTGTTTGGCGAAGCGCCATGGCCGACGATTGAATGGGGCTTGATCTCGCCTGATTTTGTCGGCCTATGGACGAACTACACTATGTTTGGTCTAGGGTTCCCGCCGTTGATGCTGTTTGTCACAGGTATTCCAACGGTCCTGGCGGCGTATATTGTTCTTTTCGGCGATGTATTGCAGACGAAAGCATTAGTAAAAGAAGCAGACTTATCACGACCGGATGAAAAACTTGACTACAATCCGAACCGTGCACATTTGATTTTCGGTGCGAGAAATTCAGCGATGAGTGTACTCGGGCCAGATGTGACCATGGCGGGTCCTTTATGGGCAGCGATGCAAGTGGTCGTGGTTCAGCGATATAAAGATGGCCGAAAAGCGATGGATTCTTTCATCGGGGGCGCAGGTTCATTCCGATGGGGAACGAATACCGGCTTGTTGTTATTGCCAATCGTCAGCTTGGTTCAGCCAATTCTCGGAATCGCTCTCGCGTTAACGCTGTTAATCCAAGGATATGTCAGCGTGAAAGTCGGGATCTTGGAAGCGAGAAGTCAAAGTGATTTGGGAATTGCCGGCATTATTGGAGCCGTGCTAGTCATTAAAGGAGCGGCATGGGCTTTCCCAGTCGGTATCGCATTGTGCTTATTGATTTATGGCAAAGACTTCTTCAAGAACGAATCGGATGAGACATTCACGAAAGACCTTGTGCCGGAAACGAAAGAAAATGCTTAACGGATGAAAGGATGTCACGTATGAAAAAGAAACTTTATCTAAACGGTCAATGGCAAGAAACAACAGACTATGCCGAGCTGTTCTCGCCTTACTCGAATGAAAAAATCGGTGAAATTCCGAAAGCTTCCGTATCAGATGTGGAAGCGGCGATTGAAGCAGCTGCTGAAGCACGTGAGGCCATGGAAGCATTGACGGCCTACGAGCGTGCGGCCATCCTTGAGCAATTGGTTTCACTGTTCATTGAACATAAAGAGCAAGCGGCAAAAATCATTGCCCAAGAATCAGCTAAGCCGTTGAAATTTGCATTAGGGGAAATTGACCGGACGATTGAAACGTATAAATTCGCGGCTGAAGAAGCGAAACGGTTATCTGGAGAAATGATTCCGATAGATGCGGCAAAAGGCGGGAACAACCGCTTAGCTTATACGATGCGCGAACCTTTAGGCGTCGTGGCAGCAATTACGCCATTCAACTTCCCGCAAAATTTGGTCGCTCATAAAATAGGTCCAGCGATAGCTGCAGGCAATACAGTCGTATTGAAACCAGCTTCCCAAACTCCGCTTTCGGCCTTTTTCCTGGCCGAACTGCTGGATCAGACAGATTTGCCGAAGGGCGCATTCAACCTGGTCACAGGCAGCGGCAAAACAGTCGGTGATGTGTTGGTCGAAAGCGACCGAGTGAAAATGGTGACCTTTACAGGAAGCCCGGCTGTCGGCAAAGGGATACGGGATAAGGCAGGACTGAAGAAAGTCGCCTTGGAACTGGGATCGAATGCAGGGATGATCGTCGACGAAGGAGTCGATCTGGATTTGGTGGTGGAGAAAGCGGTTGCCGGTGCTTTTTC
This is a stretch of genomic DNA from Planococcus maritimus. It encodes these proteins:
- a CDS encoding LacI family DNA-binding transcriptional regulator, producing the protein MVSSKDVAKYAGVSQTTVSRVLNTPDRVKEPTYKKVMAAIDELNYIPDANARSLVQQKTDTIALVSGPLFNPFFVETTTSIVNFANENGFKVNVHFSKNENITDTYHSIFENKVDGIILSSILIEDPVFHKLEKSGIPFITYNRKHESNKNFVEMDNEQAGFLAADYLLSLGHETICWVGGPLEVSTFKGRYDGFLRAFQKNDVSVEQERVFLTDTSKEELHKTFLKMEQLKDKPTAIYAATDAIAIQMMDFYISAGYRVPEDISIIGIDNVEIGQHASINLTTVGVTSSANLGQLAIETLIDMIREKNNPCIQITKAVRLFERKTTMARRRV
- a CDS encoding aldehyde dehydrogenase family protein, which produces MKKKLYLNGQWQETTDYAELFSPYSNEKIGEIPKASVSDVEAAIEAAAEAREAMEALTAYERAAILEQLVSLFIEHKEQAAKIIAQESAKPLKFALGEIDRTIETYKFAAEEAKRLSGEMIPIDAAKGGNNRLAYTMREPLGVVAAITPFNFPQNLVAHKIGPAIAAGNTVVLKPASQTPLSAFFLAELLDQTDLPKGAFNLVTGSGKTVGDVLVESDRVKMVTFTGSPAVGKGIRDKAGLKKVALELGSNAGMIVDEGVDLDLVVEKAVAGAFSNQGQVCISLQRIYIMDSLMDDFLSRFKTAASQLVIGDPLDAKTDLSAMISKQEQERAVQWVKESVDEGATLIAGGAVEDDVFQPTILSNVATDSKVSCQEVFAPVVIVNPIQSIEQGIHEINNSDFGLQAGIFTNDIKTAFYASKKLQVGGVLINDIPTFRVDQMPYGGVKESGNGKEGLKYTIEEMTEMKLVIWNQS
- the nadC gene encoding carboxylating nicotinate-nucleotide diphosphorylase, whose protein sequence is MNRLKAEQALKQFLLEDIGDRDVSSVLFSDTDHGEAIVRMKQDGVIAGLDCYIWGYGLLDASVSVELLKRDGDRVQAGEAIVKLTGPVASLLAGERVLLNLVQRMSAVATLTANCVEALGSSHTKIVDTRKTTPGLRMFEKYAVRAGGGFNHRNGLYDAVMLKDNHIAAAGSIIEAVKKVRDSLGHMTMIEVEVETEQQLMEAIEAQPDAIMFDNQSPETIRHWVQLVPESIRTEASGGIDLEKLALYRDTGVDVISIGALTHSVSNLDMSMNLSISHKEVFVR
- the nadA gene encoding quinolinate synthase NadA, coding for MTSLLEELQMADAMPKSYLTASTEELHKRAKQARETLGDRLYILGHHYQKDEVIAYADVKGDSLQLSQIAGRQTADYILFCGVHFMAETADILTEPHQAVILPDMRAGCSMADMANIDQTERAWLELQKLYGDTIVPLTYVNSTAAIKAFVGRNGGATVTSSNAEEMVEWALAQKQRMLFLPDQHLGRNTAVKLGIPLEQMAVWNPIRQKLELDCAIEEVQVILWKGHCSVHMNFLPKHIDNLRMKEPDRNILVHPECTYEVVSASDFAGSTKYIIDMIEASEPGSKWAIGTEMNLVNRLIKDFPDRDIVSLNPFMCPCLTMNRIDLPHFTWILEELVAGRVLNRIQVDKKTSVEAKMALEKML